One window of Paroedura picta isolate Pp20150507F chromosome 2, Ppicta_v3.0, whole genome shotgun sequence genomic DNA carries:
- the LOC143828634 gene encoding uncharacterized protein LOC143828634, whose product MVYITGTPNGSVQLTCWHFYLTSRLQRYKKPAGHRRGEEEEQQAIAALWTWCSCLPTPAAVKSAPLAQGESQNRTGAAERATGELCNPHIQECLQRELRFAEEMSYEGTIWAVSQQVTCS is encoded by the exons ATGGTGTATATCACAGGAACTCCAAACGGATCTGTTCAATTAACCTGCTGGCATTTTTACCTGACGAGCAGGCTTCAAAGGTATAAGAAGCCAG CTGGCCACcgaaggggggaagaagaagaacagcaggCTATTGCTGCCCTCTGGACCTGGTGCAGCTGCCTTCCGACACCAGCAGCAGTGAAATCGGCCCCTCTTGCACAGGGTGAGAGCCAGAACAGAACAGGGGCAGCAGAACGGGCAACAGGAGAACTCTGCAATCCACATATCCaagaat GTCTGCAAAGAGAGCTCAGGTTTGCAGAGGAAATGTCATATGAGGGAACAATCTGGGCAGTCAGCCAACAG GTTACTTGTTCCTAG